TACGCGGGCGCGACCGCCAGCGTCGCGCCGGGACAGCTCGGACCGCTGCTCCGCCGGGTGCAAGCGGCGCTCGGCGGTCGGATCGACCGGTACCGACGGGCGTACGAGTGCGTCGCCGACGACGGGGCGCGCGCGGTGTTTCTCTGCCCCGAGGGTCACTGGGCGGAACTCGGCGCGGAGCTGGAACTGACCGACAAGGAAGCCGAGGCCGCCGAACGGGCGCACGCCCAACAGCTCCGGCGGATCGGCACCGAACAGGGTCGCCGGGACGAACTGGAGACGGCCTTAGAGATCAGGGAGGCGGTCGTGATCGGTCGCGACGAGGGGGCGAAAGAGTAGTGGCAGTAGAAATAACGCGCTGAGAGGACCTCAGGACTCGTTGCGCTCTTCTGCTGAGTTCGAGCGTTCCTCGACGGCCTCGTAGTACCGCGAGAGGAACTGCACGCGGGAGGGATCGGCGTCGTCGTCGCCCGGGCCGTCGATCGACTCGGCGTCGGCGGCCGTATCGAAGGCGGCCTCGCGTTCGAGGTCGACCAGGAGGGCTTCGAGGTCGCCCCGAGGCTGGTGACAGAGGTCGCGGTAACACTCCTTGCAGAGGTGTTCGAACGACTTGCCGTGTCGCTCCCAGCGGTTGCCGTGCTTGTCGTACTCGCGCGCCTCCGAGCGGGCGAGCGACGTCCCGCAGGCGATGCAGACCACCGTCGTCTCATCCCGGTTGTTCCGGGAACGCCACATACGGAAGCCCACGACCCACCCGCACTTAGCGTTTTTCCGCGCGGCCCGACGGCGGGGCCGAGTCCGTAGGCCGGGGCGGGGACGGGGATCACGAGTCCGGCCGTGTCGCGTCATTTATCGGCCGGCGCGCCGTTCGGCCGTGTATGCAGGTCAAATCCCGACACCACCTCCGCGCCGACGAGATCGACGACCTGGAGGCGACCATCGAGGCGGGAACGGGCGTCGAACTCGACGGCGACACCTACGAGATGGTCGAGCTCGCCGACGAGTCGTTCGACGTCGTCCTCGTCGACG
This is a stretch of genomic DNA from Halobellus sp. MBLA0158. It encodes these proteins:
- a CDS encoding DUF7562 family protein — protein: MWRSRNNRDETTVVCIACGTSLARSEAREYDKHGNRWERHGKSFEHLCKECYRDLCHQPRGDLEALLVDLEREAAFDTAADAESIDGPGDDDADPSRVQFLSRYYEAVEERSNSAEERNES